A single window of Salvia splendens isolate huo1 chromosome 8, SspV2, whole genome shotgun sequence DNA harbors:
- the LOC121744548 gene encoding transcription factor bHLH95-like, whose protein sequence is MVGEVEHDMWNDEQSWAFPVLPVEDNGGKTLIESGKILTGVEQQMNGKGKKRATGNEIDEHELHIWTERERRKKMRDMFASLQALIPKLHPRVDKTTIVDEAVEYIKKMQKSLEKLEKLKEKKLKGGNNNLASCDIPGITSQSREAFMADQTSTSQQPPPPVTQLNPHSGRASFTSWASTNVVLNVCGIDAHLSIVCSPTKTGMMAYLGLVMDNHNLDLVSAHLSSDSVLRNYMVHIRANGAVQQQLAEGASFHVEETYKKVAAELMLWINS, encoded by the exons ATGGTCGGAGAAGTTGAGCACGACATGTGGAACGATGAGCAGTCGTGGGCGTTTCCAGTTCTCCCGGTCGAAGACAATGGTGGGAAGACACTGATAGAGAGTGGCAAGATCTTGACGGGCGTGGAGCAGCAGATGAATGGCAAGGGGAAGAAGAGGGCCACGGGGAATGAGATCGATGAACACGAGCTACATATATGGacggagagagagaggaggaagaagatgaggGACATGTTTGCTAGCCTCCAAGCTTTGATCCCTAAACTCCACCCCAGG GTAGACAAAACCACCATAGTTGATGAAGCAGTGGAATACATCAAGAAGATGCAGAAAAGCCTCGAAAAACTCGAAAAGCTGAAGGAGAAGAAGCTTAAAGGAGGAAACAACAACCTCGCCAGCTGTGATATTCCAGGCATCACCAGCCAATCCCGTGAGGCATTCATGGCGGATCAAACATCGACAAGCCAGCAGCCTCCGCCTCCGGTCACTCAACTAAACCCTCATTCGGGCCGGGCCAGTTTTACTTCATGGGCTTCTACAAATGTAGTGCTGAATGTGTGTGGGATTGATGCCCATCTCAGCATTGTTTGCAGCCCTACAAAGACCGGGATGATGGCCTATCTCGGGCTTGTGATGGACAACCACAACCTCGACCTCGTCTCTGCCCACCTCTCGTCCGATTCCGTCTTGCGCAACTACATGGTTCATATCAGG GCAAATGGAGCTGTGCAGCAGCAGTTGGCTGAGGGGGCATCATTTCATGTGGAAGAAACGTACAAGAAAGTTGCAGCTGAGCTCATGCTTTGGATTAATTCCTAA
- the LOC121743045 gene encoding U-box domain-containing protein 26-like, translating to MSHFLCSPLLSFHILYISTNFALLSFIFLSIFINMPAATFNLEPLDISLQIPHHFRCPISLELMRDPVTLSSGQTYDRSSIDAWLATGNTTCPVTRQPLMDFNLIPNHTLRRLIQDWCVSNRSFGVERIPTPKQPAEPVLVRSLLRQAASGPYGVRASSLRKLRSLARESDKNRIVIAANNAREVMMSIAFADVGSDLRHDSLAVLSVLALTEEECVSVGSDPDRIGFLVNLLFHSSIDVRVNSAAVIESVVAGIRSPELRAEISGAEGVFGGIVGILNYPFIHPRGVKVGIKALFALCLAKQHRGRAVAAGAVEALVERLAEVENCGDAERALATVELLCRIPAGCAAFEAHALTVPLLVKVTLKVSGRATEYAAGALLALCSASERAQRDAVAAGVVTQLLLVVQSDCTERAKRKAQMLLKLLRSSWSDAYVVKTEDFAGSDVVLF from the coding sequence ATGTCCCACTTCCTCTGTTCTCCCCTGCTCTCTTTCCATATCCTATATATATCCACCAATTTCGCACTCctctctttcatttttttatctatcttcATCAACATGCCTGCTGCAACCTTCAACTTAGAGCCCTTGGATATCTCGCTCCAGATTCCTCACCATTTTCGCTGCCCCATCTCCCTCGAGCTCATGCGCGACCCCGTCACCCTCTCCTCCGGTCAGACCTACGACCGCTCAAGCATAGACGCCTGGCTGGCCACCGGCAACACCACCTGCCCTGTCACGCGCCAGCCGCTCATGGATTTCAATCTCATCCCCAACCACACGCTCCGCCGTCTGATCCAGGATTGGTGCGTCTCTAACCGCTCCTTCGGAGTCGAGCGGATCCCCACTCCGAAGCAGCCCGCCGAGCCGGTTTTGGTTCGTAGTCTGCTTCGCCAGGCTGCTTCGGGTCCGTACGGTGTTAGAGCTTCGTCGCTGAGGAAGTTGAGATCGCTCGCGCGTGAATCGGATAAGAACAGGATTGTGATCGCCGCGAATAATGCTCGTGAGGTGATGATGTCGATTGCGTTTGCTGATGTAGGATCGGATCTGCGGCATGATTCGCTCGCGGTGCTCTCGGTGTTGGCTTTGACGGAGGAGGAGTGCGTGAGCGTTGGATCGGATCCGGATCGGATTGGATTTCTGGTGAATTTACTGTTCCATTCGTCGATTGATGTTAGGGTTAATTCTGCGGCGGTGATTGAGAGTGTGGTGGCCGGGATCCGATCACCGGAGCTGAGGGCGGAGATCAGCGGAGCGGAGGGTGTATTCGGCGGAATCGTAGGGATTTTGAATTATCCGTTCATCCATCCGCGCGGGGTGAAGGTCGGGATCAAGGCGCTGTTCGCGCTGTGTTTGGCGAAGCAGCACCGGGGGAGGGCGGTGGCGGCGGGGGCGGTGGAGGCCCTGGTGGAGAGGCTGGCGGAGGTGGAGAATTGCGGCGACGCGGAGAGGGCGCTGGCGACGGTGGAGCTGCTGTGCCGGATTCCGGCGGGGTGCGCGGCGTTCGAGGCGCACGCGCTGACGGTGCCGCTGCTGGTGAAGGTGACGCTGAAGGTGTCGGGGAGGGCGACGGAGTACGCGGCCGGGGCGCTGCTGGCGCTGTGCTCGGCATCGGAGAGGGCGCAGAGGGACGCAGTGGCGGCGGGGGTGGTGACGCAGCTGCTGCTGGTGGTGCAGAGCGACTGCACGGAGAGGGCGAAGCGGAAGGCGCAAATGCTGCTCAAGTTGCTGCGGAGCTCGTGGTCCGATGCGTACGTCGTCAAAACAGAAGATTTCGCCGGAAGCGATGTCGTcctattttga